In Lutra lutra chromosome 6, mLutLut1.2, whole genome shotgun sequence, the following are encoded in one genomic region:
- the MRPS18B gene encoding 28S ribosomal protein S18b, mitochondrial isoform X1 encodes MAASVLRSWLRLLPSLSPFRGVYGVQVPLQTLCTRGPSEEDSLSPIPITPYKNEPWKYLDSEEYQNRYGSRPVWADYRRNHKGGIPPQRTRKTCIRRDKVAGNPCPICRDHKLHVDFRNVKLLEQFVCAHTGVIFHAPYTGVCMKQHKKLTQAIQKARDHGLLSYHIPQVEPRDLDFSTSHGAVSATLPAPSLVSGDPWYPWYSWKQPPERELSRLRRLYQGHLREESGPPPESMPEVPLTTPAEASSTEQKSPQSAL; translated from the exons ATGGCGGCCTCCGTTTTGCGTTCGTGGCTGAGGCTCCTTCCTAGCCTTTCGCCCTTCAGAGGTGTCTACGGAGTTCAG GTTCCTCTTCAGACTCTTTGCACCAGAGGCCCCTCTGAGGAAGATTCTTTGTCCCCAATTCCGATAACACCTTATAAGAATGAACCCTGGAAATATCTGGACTCAGAAG aatacCAGAACCGCTATGGCTCTCGCCCCGTCTGGGCTGACTACCGTAGAAACCACAAAGGTGGAATACCCCCACAGCGGACTAGAAAGACATGTATT CGTAGAGATAAAGTTGCTGGGAATCCCTGTCCCATCTGCCGGGATCACAAGCTGCATGTTGACTTTAGG AACGTGAAGCTCTTGGAACAGTTTGTCTGCGCCCACACAGGTGTCATCTTCCATGCTCCATACACAG GGGTCTGTATGAAGCAACACAAGAAGTTGACCCAGGCCATCCAGAAAGCCAGAGATCATG GTCTCCTCAGTTACCACATTCCTCAGGTTGAACCTCGGGACCTTGACTTCAGTACCTCTCATGGAGCTGTGAGTGCTACTCTGCCAGCGCCCTCCCTGGTTTCAGGTGACCCCTGGTATCCATGGTACAGCTGGAAACAGCCACCAGAGAGAGAGTTGTCCCGCCTTCGACGGCTCTATCAGGGCCATCTCCGAGAAGAGAGTGGTCCCCCACCTGAATCAATGCCTGAGGTGCCCCTCACAACCCCAGCTGAAGCCTCCTCCACTGAGCAGAAGAGCCCCCAGAGTGCTCTGTAG
- the MRPS18B gene encoding 28S ribosomal protein S18b, mitochondrial isoform X2 → MAASVLRSWLRLLPSLSPFRGVYGVQVPLQTLCTRGPSEEDSLSPIPITPYKNEPWKYLDSEEYQNRYGSRPVWADYRRNHKGGIPPQRTRKTCINVKLLEQFVCAHTGVIFHAPYTGVCMKQHKKLTQAIQKARDHGLLSYHIPQVEPRDLDFSTSHGAVSATLPAPSLVSGDPWYPWYSWKQPPERELSRLRRLYQGHLREESGPPPESMPEVPLTTPAEASSTEQKSPQSAL, encoded by the exons ATGGCGGCCTCCGTTTTGCGTTCGTGGCTGAGGCTCCTTCCTAGCCTTTCGCCCTTCAGAGGTGTCTACGGAGTTCAG GTTCCTCTTCAGACTCTTTGCACCAGAGGCCCCTCTGAGGAAGATTCTTTGTCCCCAATTCCGATAACACCTTATAAGAATGAACCCTGGAAATATCTGGACTCAGAAG aatacCAGAACCGCTATGGCTCTCGCCCCGTCTGGGCTGACTACCGTAGAAACCACAAAGGTGGAATACCCCCACAGCGGACTAGAAAGACATGTATT AACGTGAAGCTCTTGGAACAGTTTGTCTGCGCCCACACAGGTGTCATCTTCCATGCTCCATACACAG GGGTCTGTATGAAGCAACACAAGAAGTTGACCCAGGCCATCCAGAAAGCCAGAGATCATG GTCTCCTCAGTTACCACATTCCTCAGGTTGAACCTCGGGACCTTGACTTCAGTACCTCTCATGGAGCTGTGAGTGCTACTCTGCCAGCGCCCTCCCTGGTTTCAGGTGACCCCTGGTATCCATGGTACAGCTGGAAACAGCCACCAGAGAGAGAGTTGTCCCGCCTTCGACGGCTCTATCAGGGCCATCTCCGAGAAGAGAGTGGTCCCCCACCTGAATCAATGCCTGAGGTGCCCCTCACAACCCCAGCTGAAGCCTCCTCCACTGAGCAGAAGAGCCCCCAGAGTGCTCTGTAG